One stretch of Muribaculum intestinale DNA includes these proteins:
- a CDS encoding RagB/SusD family nutrient uptake outer membrane protein codes for MTGKESLPNYRQYRGEALFIRSWFYFNLYRAFGVVPIARNVVNPEAAKSIPRCSEQEMYSLLVSDLTEAASLLPAKAGAEKARVTDIAAWTLLAKVQLTFKRHAEARASLDEAIKNTSYGLMDNPADVFDVNKKFNKELIFVLHYEKTNGEGHGHWYSQKSNVLSEINSPSPELRALYSTDDLRRPLIWEYIKQGSLYVLKKWYDEYDATYTSHVGNDFPFLRYADITLMYAEALAETSVSDALVWLNKTRTRAGLSELTIAEVSTRDQFIRALADERGREFALEGHRWFDLVRLGLAIETMRAAGFTLDEHNLIFPIPQNQIEIVNNASILWQNPGYNS; via the coding sequence ATGACCGGAAAAGAGTCACTGCCCAACTACCGTCAATATCGCGGAGAGGCTCTTTTCATCCGCTCATGGTTCTATTTCAACCTCTACCGCGCCTTCGGAGTGGTGCCCATCGCCCGCAATGTAGTCAACCCCGAGGCAGCAAAGAGCATACCTCGCTGTTCCGAACAGGAGATGTACAGTCTGCTCGTCTCCGACCTCACAGAAGCAGCCTCCCTGCTCCCCGCAAAAGCCGGAGCTGAAAAAGCCCGAGTGACAGATATCGCGGCATGGACCCTCCTGGCCAAGGTACAACTCACATTCAAGCGCCACGCCGAGGCCAGAGCCTCGCTCGACGAAGCCATCAAAAACACATCCTACGGACTGATGGACAACCCCGCCGACGTGTTTGACGTAAACAAGAAGTTCAATAAAGAACTCATATTCGTGCTCCACTACGAGAAGACCAACGGTGAAGGCCACGGACACTGGTACTCGCAGAAGTCCAACGTGCTCAGCGAAATCAACTCTCCATCGCCCGAGCTCCGTGCTCTGTATTCGACCGACGACCTGCGCCGTCCCCTCATCTGGGAATACATCAAGCAAGGCTCGCTCTACGTACTCAAAAAATGGTATGACGAATACGATGCCACCTACACCTCCCATGTAGGCAACGACTTCCCCTTCCTGCGCTATGCCGACATAACCCTCATGTATGCCGAAGCCCTCGCCGAGACTTCAGTAAGCGACGCCCTGGTATGGCTCAACAAGACCCGCACCCGCGCCGGCCTCTCCGAGCTCACAATCGCCGAAGTATCGACCCGCGACCAGTTTATCAGAGCCCTTGCCGACGAGCGCGGACGTGAATTCGCCCTTGAGGGACACCGGTGGTTCGACCTCGTGCGCCTCGGCCTCGCCATCGAGACAATGCGCGCCGCAGGTTTCACGCTCGACGAGCACAATCTGATTTTCCCAATTCCCCAGAATCAGATAGAGATTGTCAACAACGCCTCTATCCTCTGGCAGAATCCTGGCTACAATTCCTAA
- a CDS encoding DUF6528 family protein produces the protein MFTPRNTMIFNLIMGACLAFSATACSDDDDKDFDAVTERAAKVNIGFSRYFDANGASTQLKWNSDDQAILRLASDGSSYMASPIRPGQTSSLFLFTVKAPGAATVVSYWPTDAPVTVGNGDVGLEIPAIQDGTVTPLLIGADTQSISSYEGCDITLRQFPALMMVSISRGNYTVESIDVRGNAGEKLAGHVSIDAATWAFSADAETAHVDLATPVSCALDGTTIAVQVAPVTLTEGYTVTVNTTDGHSFNVTSSSPVILESGEIFITNSASDTEPSHLLIGGSDKVHIVNVAQCMGADYKAGLEWTWEAEDAADILGIAKSRCDHIDDCKPVDNGSKILVSSSYNWCVLLDKASKQVLFHALDCANAHSAELLPGNRIAVACSDGTTSNHNQVRLYDAARSNVLLDSSPLVSAHGVTWCESTQRLYAVGNRQINVYSLQDWDTSAPKLKLEKSITTPQGSNHDISLADPTTLVVAGVRAYLFDVNTESFTEMPHFAASTQLKSVNYNPLTSELWYTDATVPEGTQSWSTHTLRYATDPAATSMAGSIRITDMDVYKVRVLNW, from the coding sequence ATGTTCACCCCACGAAATACAATGATATTCAACCTCATCATGGGTGCATGCCTGGCCTTCTCGGCCACGGCATGCTCCGACGATGACGATAAAGACTTCGATGCCGTGACCGAACGCGCAGCGAAGGTCAACATCGGCTTCTCACGCTACTTCGACGCCAACGGAGCATCGACACAGCTTAAATGGAACAGCGACGACCAGGCTATACTGAGGCTCGCATCCGACGGAAGCTCCTACATGGCATCGCCAATTCGTCCCGGGCAGACATCATCGCTTTTCCTGTTCACTGTAAAAGCTCCGGGAGCCGCCACAGTAGTCAGCTACTGGCCTACAGATGCACCTGTAACGGTAGGCAACGGTGATGTTGGCCTTGAGATACCCGCCATACAGGACGGCACCGTAACTCCCCTGCTCATCGGAGCCGACACACAGTCAATCTCATCCTACGAAGGATGCGACATCACCCTACGCCAGTTCCCGGCCCTGATGATGGTAAGCATTAGCCGCGGCAACTATACTGTAGAGAGCATCGATGTAAGAGGAAACGCCGGAGAGAAACTGGCCGGCCATGTAAGCATCGACGCTGCCACATGGGCATTCTCGGCCGATGCCGAAACAGCTCATGTAGATCTGGCAACCCCGGTAAGCTGTGCGCTCGACGGTACCACAATCGCCGTACAGGTAGCTCCGGTGACACTGACTGAAGGATACACCGTTACAGTCAACACCACCGACGGACACTCATTCAATGTGACATCGTCATCTCCTGTAATACTCGAATCCGGCGAAATATTCATCACAAACAGCGCCTCTGATACCGAACCGTCACATCTGCTCATCGGCGGAAGCGACAAGGTGCACATTGTCAATGTAGCCCAGTGCATGGGAGCCGACTACAAGGCCGGCCTGGAATGGACCTGGGAGGCCGAAGATGCCGCCGACATACTCGGCATAGCCAAATCACGATGTGACCACATCGATGACTGCAAGCCCGTCGACAATGGCTCGAAGATACTCGTATCAAGTTCCTACAACTGGTGTGTACTCCTGGACAAAGCCTCCAAGCAGGTACTGTTCCATGCGCTCGACTGCGCCAACGCCCACTCTGCCGAACTGCTTCCCGGCAACCGCATAGCAGTGGCCTGCAGCGACGGCACGACAAGCAACCACAATCAGGTGCGCCTTTATGATGCAGCCAGGTCAAATGTGCTGCTCGACAGCTCGCCACTGGTTTCGGCCCACGGAGTCACATGGTGCGAAAGCACTCAACGCCTCTATGCCGTAGGCAACAGGCAAATCAATGTATACAGCCTCCAGGACTGGGATACATCGGCTCCGAAGCTGAAGCTCGAAAAGAGCATCACCACTCCGCAGGGAAGCAACCACGACATAAGCCTTGCTGACCCGACCACACTGGTAGTGGCCGGAGTGCGCGCCTACCTGTTTGACGTAAACACTGAGTCATTCACCGAGATGCCCCACTTTGCAGCCTCCACACAGCTTAAGTCGGTCAACTACAATCCGCTCACCTCGGAACTGTGGTACACCGACGCCACAGTGCCCGAAGGCACCCAGTCGTGGTCGACCCACACCCTGCGCTATGCCACCGACCCGGCCGCGACATCCATGGCAGGCAGCATCCGTATCACTGACATGGATGTATACAAAGTGAGAGTGCTCAACTGGTAA
- a CDS encoding PQQ-binding-like beta-propeller repeat protein has translation MKKLINILMLAGMLVGFTGCWDDEVVEAGAPRPQVENLKAVPGDEEAVVTWTMPKGWNPSDFIITYKTPESETVSYRTGKLGEYTYTIGSLVNDYQYSFDIQAVYGDLISGAVTAIAKPSTSRFPVADLTADATSEMVVLTWTRPSLLVKGYTLTYFSENNPSDIRTMNLAADIETVTVDRLTNDINYTFTLVAEYDRGQSAPATVKAMPTLAIPYYVSTTETAVGMPVHFTFNREAYTNAGNVTWTFPGNIVKSGDEIDYAFTSAGTQTVKLSAQIGTATREWNIEMNVREYAIWNTEWVQDGTNWNGFKGTCPVFSPDGSTLYIITFNKVTVLYAFDIASGAKKWQYEPAAKSGSYNMLTVNPVNGDIYFGTQTAGQFYCVNNEGNLRWTFTEAQSMQAAAPAVNAAGTVVYIGDRAGNAFAIDAATGAKKWGVSLGTQCAGLLVNGNELVVGTNGTAIFFLNAETGAETAKITLEKKMTDISGFAVAADKRTVYVPQNNGCMSKIDITGHTVLIDSKVCTSASPNNMYEPVVAPNGDVFVGSKDSYAYCFDSNLNEKWNYKGLDGNNAFNYSHPCVDTEGNFYITSGQKGNKLFVFSPTGNLISDTRIGNDTDAADKQMGGNNLLNGVVYSALVGDKGINGKLVGIGVGYDRAPGWSTHGGDLCGSCCIK, from the coding sequence ATGAAAAAACTTATCAACATACTAATGCTCGCAGGGATGCTTGTGGGCTTCACCGGATGCTGGGACGACGAGGTGGTCGAAGCCGGAGCCCCGCGCCCGCAGGTCGAGAATCTGAAGGCCGTACCAGGCGATGAAGAGGCCGTAGTGACATGGACAATGCCCAAAGGATGGAATCCCTCCGACTTCATTATCACCTATAAGACTCCGGAGTCGGAAACCGTGTCATACCGCACCGGCAAACTCGGAGAATATACCTATACAATCGGCTCGCTCGTCAACGACTACCAGTATTCATTCGACATACAGGCCGTGTACGGCGACCTGATTTCAGGTGCAGTCACGGCCATCGCCAAGCCGTCTACATCCCGCTTCCCCGTAGCCGACCTTACCGCCGACGCTACAAGCGAAATGGTGGTGCTGACATGGACACGCCCCTCGCTTCTTGTAAAAGGATATACGCTTACCTATTTCAGCGAGAACAATCCATCCGACATCCGCACCATGAACCTTGCCGCCGACATTGAGACCGTCACTGTCGACCGGCTTACCAACGACATCAACTACACATTCACCCTTGTGGCCGAATACGACCGCGGACAGTCGGCTCCCGCCACCGTAAAGGCGATGCCAACCCTGGCTATTCCCTACTACGTAAGCACCACCGAGACCGCTGTAGGCATGCCGGTACACTTCACATTCAACCGCGAGGCTTACACCAACGCCGGCAACGTGACATGGACATTCCCCGGAAATATCGTAAAGAGCGGCGATGAAATTGACTATGCGTTTACCTCAGCCGGCACACAGACCGTAAAACTCTCGGCCCAGATCGGTACCGCCACACGCGAATGGAACATCGAGATGAACGTACGCGAATATGCCATCTGGAACACCGAATGGGTACAGGACGGCACCAACTGGAACGGCTTCAAAGGCACCTGCCCTGTATTCTCGCCCGATGGAAGCACCCTGTACATCATCACTTTCAACAAAGTGACCGTACTCTACGCATTCGACATCGCGTCCGGCGCCAAGAAATGGCAATATGAACCCGCCGCAAAGTCGGGCAGCTACAACATGCTCACCGTAAACCCCGTAAACGGCGACATATATTTCGGCACACAGACAGCGGGCCAGTTCTACTGCGTAAACAACGAAGGCAACCTCCGCTGGACATTCACCGAAGCACAGTCGATGCAGGCGGCAGCCCCGGCAGTCAACGCAGCAGGCACAGTAGTATACATCGGCGACCGCGCCGGCAATGCATTTGCCATCGATGCCGCCACAGGAGCCAAGAAGTGGGGCGTAAGCCTCGGCACACAGTGCGCCGGCCTGCTTGTCAACGGCAATGAGCTGGTAGTCGGCACCAACGGCACCGCAATCTTCTTCCTCAACGCCGAAACCGGCGCCGAGACAGCTAAAATAACCCTCGAAAAGAAGATGACCGATATCTCAGGTTTTGCCGTAGCAGCCGACAAACGCACCGTGTATGTGCCTCAAAACAACGGCTGCATGTCGAAAATCGACATCACCGGCCATACCGTGCTCATCGACAGCAAAGTATGCACCAGCGCAAGCCCCAACAACATGTATGAGCCGGTAGTAGCTCCCAACGGCGACGTATTCGTAGGAAGCAAGGACAGCTATGCCTACTGCTTCGACAGCAACCTCAACGAAAAGTGGAACTACAAAGGCCTCGACGGCAACAATGCCTTCAACTATTCCCACCCGTGTGTCGACACTGAGGGCAACTTCTACATCACCTCCGGACAGAAAGGCAACAAACTGTTTGTATTCAGCCCCACCGGCAATCTGATATCCGACACCCGCATCGGCAACGACACCGACGCAGCCGACAAGCAGATGGGAGGCAACAACCTGCTCAACGGGGTAGTATACAGCGCCCTGGTAGGTGACAAGGGTATCAACGGCAAGCTCGTAGGCATCGGCGTAGGCTACGACCGTGCTCCGGGATGGTCGACCCACGGCGGCGACCTGTGCGGTTCATGCTGCATTAAATAA
- a CDS encoding glycerophosphodiester phosphodiesterase family protein, translating into MKKAVFAISFLMMAISAIAGGNRAESIVKEIHDPSSKTVLVACHRGDWRNYPENSLAAIESVIKMGADIVEIDLALTKDSVLVVCHDRTIDRTTTGKGLIADITYDSITHVNLKSGHGVGTRHKMPTLREALQLCKDRIVINIDKGYDYYDLILPISDSLGMTEQLLIKGKKPVKAVAKKMASHKHNMMYMPIIDILKPKGEKLFKEYMTTNTVPLAYEVCWDKMTPAVTECMAAIVAQPSKLWVNSLWSSLCGGLEDDAAFDGNPAEIYGQLVDMGATIIQTDRPELLLGYLRSRNLHK; encoded by the coding sequence ATGAAAAAGGCAGTTTTTGCAATTTCATTTCTTATGATGGCCATATCGGCCATAGCCGGAGGTAACCGTGCCGAGTCTATCGTAAAGGAAATCCACGATCCATCGTCCAAGACAGTGCTCGTGGCATGCCACCGCGGTGACTGGCGCAACTATCCCGAAAATTCCCTCGCCGCCATAGAGAGCGTAATAAAGATGGGCGCCGACATTGTCGAGATAGATCTCGCACTCACAAAGGACAGCGTGCTTGTTGTATGCCACGACCGCACAATCGACCGCACCACTACCGGCAAAGGGCTCATCGCCGACATCACCTACGACTCCATCACTCATGTCAACCTCAAGAGCGGACATGGTGTAGGCACACGCCACAAGATGCCGACACTGCGCGAAGCTCTCCAACTATGCAAGGACCGCATCGTAATCAATATCGACAAAGGCTACGACTACTACGACCTCATACTCCCCATTTCCGACTCTCTGGGCATGACCGAGCAACTCCTCATCAAAGGGAAAAAACCGGTAAAGGCTGTGGCCAAAAAGATGGCATCGCACAAACACAACATGATGTACATGCCTATCATCGATATACTCAAACCCAAGGGTGAGAAACTCTTCAAGGAGTACATGACCACCAACACCGTGCCTCTTGCCTACGAGGTATGCTGGGACAAAATGACTCCCGCCGTCACCGAATGCATGGCCGCAATCGTGGCCCAGCCCTCCAAGTTATGGGTCAACTCTCTATGGTCAAGCCTCTGCGGCGGACTTGAGGATGACGCCGCATTCGACGGCAATCCCGCCGAAATCTACGGCCAACTCGTTGACATGGGTGCCACCATCATCCAGACCGACCGTCCCGAACTTCTTCTCGGATATCTCCGTTCACGTAACCTCCACAAATAA